The following DNA comes from Alienimonas californiensis.
CAATAAAGACGCCGCCTTCGCGGAGGCCGTCCGCAAGCACTACGCCGCCTGCGTGACCTACGCCGACCGGCAGGTCGGCCGCCTGCTCGAACGGCTGGACGAGACGGGCCAGCGGGAGAACACGATCGTCGTGCTGTGGGGCGACCACGGCTGGCACCTCGGCGAGCACGCCATCTGGGGCAAGCACGCCCTGTTCGAAGAATCGCTACGGTCGCCGCTGATCGTGTCGTACTCCGGTCTGCCGCAGCCCGGTGAGGCGTCGCGGGCGGTGGTGGAGTCGATCGACCTGTTTCCCACGCTGTGCGACCTCGCCGCCCTGCCGGCCCCGGCGGGGGAGGACGGCACGCCGTTCGTCGATGGCCGCTCGCTGCGGCCGCTGCTGGAGGACCCCGCCGCGGGACAGGCCGGCGACGGGCCGGCCGACGGGGGTTCCGCCTGCGCCTACACGGGCGGGGCGGAGACGATTCGTACCGATTCGTACCGCCTGATCGCCCACCGCGGCGGCCACCTGGAACTGTACGACCACCGCACGCCGGAGGCGGAAACGCAGAACCTCGCCGAGGCCGAACCGGAGACCGCCGTCCGCCTGCTCGCCCGGCTCCGCGAGCGGTTGGGCAACCGCTGAACGGCGGGGCGGCCCGGCCGCGGGCGGAGGTTCCGGGAGCGGCGGCCAATCACTACAGTGCCGGCCGATCGTCCGACGGACCGACCTTTTCTGAAGCCGCGCCCGCCCGCGGACCCGCCCCCGCCATGACGGCCCCCAGCCCGCCGCCCGCCGCCGCCCGGCCGCGGTTCGGCATCGTGACGCCCAGCTACAATCAGGGGGCGTACCTGCGCGAAACGATCGAGAGCGTGCTGAGCCAGCAGGGCCTCGGCACGGAGTTCGACCTCGACTACGCCGTGATCGACGGCGGCAGCACGGACGACTCTGCGGCGATCATCCGCGAATACGAGGACCGCCTCACCTTCTGGTGCAGCGAAAAGGACCGCGGCCAGAGCCACGCGATTAATAAAGGCTTCGAGCACGTCACCAAAGACCCTGCGGCGATCGCCGCGTGGCTCAACAGCGACGACGTGTATCTGCCGGGGGCACTGTCGAAAGTGGCCGCCTACTGGCGGGAGCACGCCCCGGACGCCCTCGTCGGCCGCTGCCAGAAGACGGACCCGTCCGGCAACGTCTATAACGCGACCGTGCTGGAGGAGTATACGTTCGATAAATTGGTCGACTGGGGGCGGCACAGCTTCATGCAGCCGGGCTGTTTCCTCTCCCGGCGGGTGTGGGACGCCGTCGGCGGGGTGAACGAGAACCTGTGGTACGTGATGGACGTCGAGCTCTGGTTAAAGGTCGCCCGGGACTATCGGTTCGACACGCTGGACGAGCCCCTCGCCGCGGCGAAGAGCCACGATCAGGCGAAGACGACCAACCTCCAGGGGCGGGGCGAGACCTGGACGGAGCATCAATTGATGTTGCTCAAGCAAGGCGCCCGCGAGCACGTGGCCCGCACGATGCGGGACCAACGCATGGCCTTCGAGCGATTGAACGCGGAAGTCCGCGGGGCCTACGCCCTCCCGGGCGTCGGCTTGCTGGTGCGGGCCGCCCACAAGCTGGTGCGCAACCGGATGGATCGGGACCCGACCTACGCCCCGCCCAAAGCCCGCTCCGCCGAACCCCCGCAGACAGGCGGATGAGTTCCGCCGGTCCCCCCGCGTCCGAGGCTCCACCGCGGTCGCCGCAGCGGCCGGGCGGGGCAGCCCCGCGCCGGTTGTTGTACGTCGTGACGAATTACGGGCTGCTCTCGGAAACCTTCGTGCGGGACCTGGTGCGGGATCTCGCCGCTCGCGGCTGGGCCGTGACGATCGCCTGCTCCCATGCCGGCCCGGAGGCCAGCGTCCCCCCGGGGGCGACGCTGCGGCCCGTGCGGTTCGCCCAACTGACCCGCCCGGCGGACCGTCTCGCGGGGCGGTTTGAACGCACGCTGCGGGGCGGCGACGGCTGGTCCCGGTTGGCCCGGTCCGCCACGCGGGCGCTGGCGCCGGTGATCGCCGAGGCCCGGCCGGACGTGGCCTTCGTCGACGACGGCCGCGCCGCCGCCTTGGCCGTCGGGGCGTTGGGGCAGGCGGGCGTGCCCTTCGCCGTCCACTTCCACGGGTCGGACATCACCAACGGCCTGTCCGACGTCGGCTACCGAGGGACCCTGCCGCAGGTGTTCGACGCCGCGGGGGCGATCGTGCTCGCCTCGCACCACATGCGGCGCCTGCTGACGTTGGAGGGCGCCGATCCCGATCGCTGCCGCGTGATCCGCCTGGCGGTGCAGACCGACGGGGTCGAGCCGGTCCCCTGGGCGGAACGTCGCCGGCAGCCGCCCTCGGTCGCCTACTTCGGCCGCCTCACGCCCAAGAAGCACCCGGTCGCGTTGATCGAGGCGTTCGCCCGCGCCCGCCGCCGCGTGCCGGAGGCCCGGCTGACGATGATCGGCAACGGACCCGAGCGCGACCGCGTCGTCGCCCGGATCGCCCGGCACGGCCTCGGCGAGGCGGTGCGGCTCCTGCCCGGCCTGCCGCGGGCGGAGGGGTTGGAGATCGTGGCGCAGCACTGGGTCTTCGCCCAGCACAGCGTCACCGCGATTAGCGGCGATCAGGAGGGGTTCGCCCTCAGCCCGGCCGAGGCGGCCCTGCTGGAACTGCCGATCGTCTCCACCTGGCACAACGGCATCCCGGAGCACGTCGCCGACGGCGAGACCGGCTTCCTCGTGCCGGAACACGATTACGAAGCGATGGGCGACCGGCTCGCGGAGCTGTTCGCCGATCCCGACCGCTGCGAAACGATGGGCCGGGCCGGCCGGCGGCGGGTGTCGGCACTCTGCCCGCCCGACGCCCGCGGGGCGGCGATCGACGCGTTGCTGACGGAACTCTCCGACCGGCGTCCCTCATGACGGGAACCTCGCCATGAGCGCCGGGCCGGTCACCGTCGTCATCCCCAACCGCAACGGGGTCGCCTTTCTGGAGGAGGCCGTCGGCAGCGCCTTGGCGGACGCCGCCGTCGGCCGGGTCGTGGCCGTCGACGACGGGTCGACCGACGGCAGCCGCCGCATCCTCGACCTCCTAACCGAGCGCCACCCGGACCGACTGCGGGCGCTCCGGCAGGAGGGCGGCGGGGCCTGCGTCGCCCGCAATGCCGGGCTCGCCCTGGCGGAGGGGCCGTTCGTGAAGTTCCTCGACTCGGACGACGTGCTCGAACCGGGGGCCGTCGGCCGGCAGGTCGAACAGCTGGCGGCGTTCGCCGGGCAGACCGTCAGCGTCTACGGCGACGTGCGGTGGGTGAACGAGCGGGGCGAACCGCTGCCGAGCCCGCCCCCCCCGCCGGCCGACCTACCGGAGGCGGCGCGGATGATTGAACACCCCCCGCTGACCGCCGCCCCGCTGCACCGCGTCGAGGACGTGCGGCGGGTCGACGGGTTCGACCCCCGCGTGCCCCGCGGGCAGGAGCACGACCTGCACCTGCGCATGTGGCTGGCGGGCGTGCGGTTCGTGCACCGCCCCGGCGTCGTCTACGCTTACCGGCAGCACGGCGGCGGACGGATCAGCGACGCCGACGGCCAGGCCGCGGTCGCCCGCGGTCGGTTCGAGGCGCTTTCGCGCCATGTCGAAACGGCCCGGCAGACGCTGGGCGAGCCGCTGGCCCCGGAGGTCGCCGCCGCGTTCGGCCGGCAGTTCTGGCGAGTCGGCCGCCGCAGCCTGCAAACCGGGGCGCCCGCGGCGGCGGCGGCCCCGTTCTTCCAAACGGCGAAGCGGTTGGCCGGCGACGAGGCGATCGTCGGCGGGCGGGCCTACCGTCTGCTGTGCCGCACCGTCGGCCCGACCCTCGCCGAACGCCTCGGGCGGCGGGGGTGAGGCGTGACCGGCCAACTCCGTTCGACGCCCCCGCCGCTCGGCGGCGATCCGGGTGGTCGCCCGCGGCCGGCCGGCGCTAGTTTGACGCTTCGCCCGCCGTCGCGGTCGGCCGGAAGGATCGAGCCCCCGGATTCCCCAGCGACGGCAGGCCGCAGGCCGCACGCAGCAGACCGATGACGACACGACTCGCCCGCGGAAGAATCGCCGCTTCGCGGACGGGCCGACGCGCGTGGGCCCGCGTCCGCATCGGCCTGTCGCAGGAGGTCGGCCCCCACCCGGCGACCCGTCGGTTGGTGATTAAATCCATCTTCGGGATGGCGAACCGCCTGCGGTATCTGCTGACGGCGAAGGCCTTCGCGGACCGCTGGGGGTTGCAGCTCTGCCCGGACTGGCGCGAGGGCTGGTACGGGCCGCCGGGCGAGAACAGCTTTTTCGAACTGTTCGAGCTCGACGGCGCCGAGGAGCCGCCCACGGATTGGGGCGCCGTTTATCCGCCAAGCTGGGCGGGTCGGACGGAACTCACCACCTATCAATGGATGGAGGACGTCAAACGGGAGAAGGGCGAGCGGGCGATGCAGCGAGATCTCATGTTCCCGTTCTATCGGGCGTTGGTCGAACGCCCGGCGGCGGAGACGATGATTAATAGCGGCTGGCTGGTCGTTCCGGAGGACCTGCCGGTCGCCGGGGTGAACTACGTGCCCCGCCGCGTCAACGAGGCCCTGCGGCCGAGCGCGCGGTGCCGCGAGGCGATCGCCGCCGAGCTTCCCCCGCTGGCGGGCTGCGTCGGCGTGCACGTGCGGCGGACGGATTCGCCGAACCAGTTGCCGCTGGAGGCGTACTTCCGGCTCGTCGGGAACGACGACCGGCCGATTTTCCTCTGCACGGACTCCGCGGACGTCGAACGGGAGTTTCGCACGAAATACGGCGACCGCCTGCTATCCATTGAACGCCATTATCATGCTGACGGCGGGGCGCTGCATCACGGCGGGTTCAATTCGGCCGGGGGGGACGAATCGGCACCGGACCGGCGCCGGCTGGCCGTCGAGGCGGTACGCGACTTATATGGCCTCGGGGGTTGCGGCCGGATCGTGCACGGGGGGAACTCCTCCTACAGCCAATTTGCCGTCGACGTCCTCGCCGCCCCGGACGCCGACGTCCGCCTGGCGACGTGACCGCTCCCGCCCCCCCCGAATCGTCCGGCGCCTACTTCAGCGCCAACGACGCCGTCTTCGACTGGACCGTGGGCTTTCTGGAAAGCTTTCGCGCCCACAACCCGGACCTGCCGCTGCGATGGATCCCGTTCGACGACCGCGGCGACCGCATCGCGGCGCTGGCGGACGAGTATCAATTTACCGCGTTTGAGGACCCCTCCTTCGACCGTCTCGAAGCGATCGGGGAGAGCCTCGAAGTAGGCCTGACCCCCTACGGCCCGCATTGGTTCCGGCGGTTCGCGGCATTCTGGGGGCCGTTTGAGCGTTTTCTTTATCAGGACTGCCGGCAACTCGCGCTGTGCGACCTGGGGCCTCTGATCGACGCGACGGCGAATTACGGCTTCGACTTACTGCATTTTGATTGTGCGCTCGATCAGGTGTACGAACCGGGGCCGGTGCGGCGAGAGTTCCTGCGGCGGGGGCGGGGCCGGGGATTTATGTCCGGCCAGTGGGCCAGCCGGCGAGGGCTATTCGATCTGGGAACGCTGGAACGGTTCGGGGCGGAGTGCCTCGCCGTCCGCGATCAACTGAACCCCCGCAACACCGATCAGTTCTTCCTAAATTATTGCTGCGACGCGGGGAGCGTCCGCGAGGGGCGAAACGAACGGCCGATCGTCACGGGGCACTTCGCGGAGGTCCTGGGCGACCTGTGCCGCGACGCTTGGGCCCGGCAGCCCGGGCGAGTTTATCAGGACGCCGCGGGCGTTTTTCGCCGCTGGGACCACGGCGGCTCGGACCACGCCAAGGGCGTGCCGATCCTGCACTGGGCGGGAATTCAACTCTCGCCGGCGATGCCGGAGGCGGAGCTGTTTTATACGTACCGCGACCGACGCGAACCCGCCGCCCGGCGGGCGCTGCGATCCCTGCGACGGCGGGCGGAGCGCCTGGCGCTGCGGCTCGCCGACCGGCTCCGCCGGCAGCGGCAGATCAATTCGCTCTGGCACCGCTTGCGGGGCCGTCGGCGATGACGCAACCACCCGACCCGCTGAAGGTGCGCGCCTATCTGGAACCGGGCCGCACGCTGGAGCCAGTGACCGGCGTGGGCCGGCACGCGAACGCGATGGTCCGGGCACTGGCGGAGCGGCCGGAGGTGACGCTCGACCTGCTGTTCTCGCGGGGGTGGCTGGGGGAGGACGGCCGGCTGCCGGCGAACGCGCCGCTCCGCGACCTGCCGCTTCGCACCTACGCCCTGCCGGAGCGGTTTTCGGAACGGCTCCGCAAGCTGACCGGGCGTCCGTCGCTGGCGCGACACGCCGCCGGGGCGGACGTCGTCTACGCCCCCGCTGACGCCATACTGCCGACCGGGCCCGTGCCGGCGGTCGTGACGCTGCACGACGTGTTCGCCGTCGACCCGGAGTTCCCCGCCCACCGCACGACCCCGGCGGCCCGGCGGTTGGAGCGTCGCTGGCGAACGTGGCTCCCGCGGCTGTTCGCCTGCTCCGACGCGGTCCTGACGGTCTCCGACGACAGCCGGCGTCGCATGCGGCGGCTGACGGACACCGCGGACACCCCGGTGATCGTCGTCGGCAACGGCGTCTCGCCGGTGTTCTATCAAATCTTCGAAAAGCCCCCCGCCGACTGCCGCCGCCCCGGTCCGTGGCCGTACGCCCTGGCAGTGGGGGGATTGCAGGGCCGCAAGGGCGCCGCGGAGATGCTGGCCGTCGCCGCGGAGCTTGCCCGGCGCGGTTCGGAGGTGCGGGTGGTGTTCGTCGGCCGGCCCGAGCCGAAGTGGGAACAGGTCGCCCAACAGACGCCGAACGCCGTCGTCGCCGGGCCGATCGGCGACGAGCTGATGGCGGACTATCTGCGGGCCGCCGACGCCCAATTATTTCTCTCCCATTACGAGGGGTTCGGTCTGCCCGCGCTGGAGGCGATGGCGGCCGGCACGCCGGTTGTCGCCGCGAACAACACCAGTCTGCCGGAGGTCGTCGGCGACGCCGGGGTGTGTCTGGCCGCGACGGACACGGGCGCCGCGACCGACGCAATTCTCGCCTTCGCCGACGGCGGCGCCATGCGGGAGGACTATGTGCAAAAGGGCCGCGCCCGGGCCGCCCGTTTCACCTGGGCGGCCTGTGCCGAGCGGGCCTTTCAGGTGCTCACCGCCGCCGCCCACCACGACGCGGCGTTGCTGCGCGAACTTGCCGAACGCCCGCTGACCGACGGCGGGTGAGCGCTCAGGCGTCCGCCGCCCGCCGGGCCTCGGTCAAATAGGCCGTGTAACGATCCGCCCAAATCTGAGCCGAATAGGCCGCGGCCAGGGCGTGGGAGCGGCGGCCGTACTCGGGCAGGTCGGCGTGGCGGTCGTGCAGGAACCGCAGGCCGCGGGCGAGGGCGGCGACGTCGTCGGTCGCCACGGCGAGGCCGTTGTAATAGGGGCGGACCAGTTCCACGCTCGACCCGCAGGCTTCCGTGCAGAGGATCGGCAACCCGGCTGCTGCGGATTCGACCAGCGCCAGCGGCCACGGATCGAACCGGCTGGGCAAGACCAGCGCCCCCGCCGCGGCGAACCGTTCCCGCAGCGCGGACGGCTGCACGAAGCCGCGATCCTCGATCCCCTCCCGCCCGGCGATCAGGCCGCCCCGCGGGCCGGTCCCGCAGCATTCCAGCGTCCACGGCTCGCCGGCCCCGCTCCCGTTGGCGCTGTCCCGGTTCACGCCCTCGCGATAGCGGGCGTAGGCCTCGGCGAGCACGTCCAGCCCCTTTTCGTCCGCATAACGCCCGACGAACAGGAATCGCCGCGGCCACGGGCCGTCCTCCCGCCGCCGCAGACATTCGGTGAGGCCCGCGTGGGCGACGCCGTACATCCCCCGCCGCAACCGGGCCTCCGGGATGCCCAGCCGTTTCCCGTACTGCCAACTGCGTTCGCCGGTGACGACCGTGATCGCACAGCGGTTCAGCAGGCTGGCCAGCGGGAACCGGGCGAGGCGTTGCCGCAAATCCCCGCGCCAGGGGGTGTCGAAGGTCATCATGAAGCCCGGCGGCCCGCCGTGCTCGGAGTTTCGCAACGGCTCCCCGAAGGGCAGGCGGCGGTAGGGGCGGTGATACCAGCCGTTCAGGACCACCACGTCCGGCCGCCGTTCTTCGACCAACCGCCGCACCAGCGCCGCGTCGTCCCGCTCTCCGGGTTCGAGCAACCGACAGGGCAGCCCCGCGACCACGTCGTCCGCGAACGCCGCCCCGGACCCGGACCGGCCGGAGGCGAAGGCGAGGAAATACGGGTCGACGTCCGCCCGGCCGGCCAGTTCCCGGAAGCAGGCCGCCATGTAGCCGTTGATCTCCGACCAGAGAAAGACCGCCCGCAGCGGGGCGGGGCCGTCGGTGGGGGCGGCGCTCGCGGGGGGCGGGGGCGTCACGGCGGCGCCGGCTGGAACCGGGAAAGAGAGGGGGCGAAACCGCCGCGGCGGGGGCCGATCCTAGCGAACCCGTCCAAACCCGCACACCGAGGCTCGGCCGGGCGCTGCGCCCTGGGGCGCCGGAGCTCCGCCCGCGGCGTGCGGCCTAACGTGCAGCGGGGGCGGACCCTCTGGTACGCTTCGGATTCGCACCCTCGCCGCTCCGAACTGCGCCCGCCATGTCCTTCCGTCCCCGTTCCGTCCTCGCATTATTGATCGCGGCCGCCTGCGTCCCCGCGGCGGTCGCGGACGAGATCGAATTCAAACAGGGCGACCACGTCGCCTACATCGGCAACACCCTTGCCGACCGCATGCAGCATCACGCCTGGCTGGAGACTTATCTCCACGCCCTGCTGCCGGACCGCGAACTGACGTTTCGCAACCTCGGCTTTTCCGGGGATGAATTGAAGCAGCGCCAGCGGGCCGACAACTTCGGCGACGCCGACCAGTGGCTGACGAAGGTCGAAGCGGACGTGATCTTCTGCTTTTTCGGCTACAACGAGGCATTGGAGGGCGAAGGCGGCCTCGCATCTTTCAAGAAAGATCTTGAAGACGTGATCGCGGGGATGCGGTCGCAGAAATACAACGGCGAGTCCGCCCCGCGGTTGGTGATGTTCTCGCCGATCGCCCACGAAAACCTGAACAGCCCGCACCTGCCGGACGGGTCGGCGAACAACGCCAACCTCGCCCTCTATACCGAGGCGATGCGGGCCGTCTGCGAGGCGAAGCAGGTCCCGTTCGTGGATCTGTTCTCCCTGTCGCAGAAGCTCTACGCGGAGTCGGAGGAGCCGTTGACGACCAACGGCGTGCACCTGCTCGACCGCGGCGACCGCCTGCTGGCCCGGGCGATCCTCACCGCCCCGGACTCTCCGCTGGCGCACCTGGCGAACGGCCCGCTGCCGGCCGACGAGGAGATCGCCGACCTCCGCGAAGCGGCGCTGAACAAGAACTACGAATGGTTCAGCCGCTATCGCGTCGTGGACGAATACAACGTCTTCGGCGGACGCTCCAAGCTGGCGTGGTTCGGGCAGTCCAACGGCGATGTGATGATGCGGGAGATGGAAATCTTCGACGTCAAAACGGCGAACCGGGACCGCGTGGTCTGGGCGATCGCCCAGGGCTCGAACGCCGAGCCGCAGGACGACAACCTCCCGCCGGAACTGGTGGTCAGGCCGAACAAAGAGGGTCCGCTGGAGGACGGCGCCTTCCCCTATCTGGGCGGCGAGGAGGCGATCTCCCAGATGACCGTGCAGGACGGGTTGGAGGTCAACCTGTTCGCCTCGGAGAAGGAATTTCCCCGGCTGGTTAATCCGGTGCAGATGTCCGTCGATCCCGACGGGCGGCTGTGGGCCTCGGTCTGGACGTCCTATCCGCACTGGAACCCGACGGAGCCGCGGCGGGACGCGATCGTGATCCTGCCGGACGAGGACCGCGACGGCAAAGCGGACGACTGCATCGTCTTCGCGGACGGCCTGAACAGCGTCACCGGCTTCGAATTCTGGGGCGGCGGCGTCCTGGTCGCGGCGTTGCCGGAACTGTGGTTCCTCAAGGACACCGACGGCGACAACAAAGCCGACGTGAAAATCCGCATGCTGCAGGGCCTCTCCAGCGCCGACTCCCACCACAGCGCTAACGCGATGCTGCTGGGCCCCGACGGCTGGCTGTATTGGTCCCGCGGCATCTTCAACGTGGCGGCGATCGAGACCCCCACGCAGACCTATCGCAGCGGTAAGTCCGGCGTCCACCGCTTTAATCCCCGCACCTTCGAGATGGAGTTCCACTACCCCATCGGCCCCAACCCGCACGGCGACGTGTTCGATCAGTGGGGTTATCAATTCGCCAACGACGGCACCTCCGGCACCGGCGGGTACGTCAGCATCGGCAAGGGCCTGCGGCCCGGCGGTCGCGAGTGGTTCAAGAAGGAATGGCGCCCCGTCGCCGCCACCGGCCTGTTGGCCAGCGAGCACTTCCCCGAGGATCAGCAGGGCAACTTCCTGATCTGCAACACGATCGGCTTTCTCGGCGTGCTGCAATACGAGGTGCAATACAACGGCGCCGAGATCACCGCGGACCGCACGGACGATCTGCTCCAGTCGACCGACCCGAACTTCCGCCCCGTGGACGTGGAGATCGGCGGCGACGGCGCCCTGTACGTGGCCGACTGGCAGAACACCCTGATCGGCCACATGCAGCACAACATGCGGGACCCCAACCGCGACCACGCCCACGGCCGGATTTATCGGGTGACGGCCAAAGGCCGCGACCTGATCCCCGCCGTGACGATGAGCGACGCCTCCACCGCCGAGGTGCTGCAAAACTTCTTCAGCGGCACGAATAACGTCCGCTATCGCGCCCGCCTCGAACTCAGCGGCCGGGACGCCGCCGAGGTCCTCCGCGAGATTGCGGCCTTCACCGACTCGCTGGACCCGAAGCAGGGCGACGCCGACCGCGACGCGGCCCAGGCGCTGCTCGAATGCCTGTGGGTTCATGAGGAGTTCCGCGTTCCCAATATCGACCTGGTCAAGAAGACCTTCCAGGCCGAGGAGCCCCGCGTGCGAGCAGCGGCGATCCGGACGCTCGGCCACTGGGCGCAGCACCTGCAGGGCGGGAAGCCGATGACCGGCCACCTGCCGGGCTGGGACGCTCTGCTCCTGGCGGCGGCCACGGACGAGTCCGCCCTGGTGCGGGCCGAGGCGCTGAAGGCCGCGGTCGAGTTCGCCGACTATGAAAGCGCCGCTCCGGCCGAGGCGATCTTCGCGGCGGCGACGCGGCCGACCGATCCGGAATTGAACGACGTGCTGGAGTACGCCCGCGGCGAAATCGACGTGAAGGCGATGCTCGCCGAGGCGATTCGCTCCGGGAAACCGCTCTCCCCCGCGGCGGAGGCGTACGCCCTGGAAAACGCCTCGCCGGAGTTGCTGCTGGAGTTGGACCGCTCGCCTGCGGTGTATCAGGCCCTGCTCACCCGGGCCCGCATTCCGGACTCGTTCCGGCTGGAGGCCGTCCAGGCGACGGCCAAAGCCGCCGGCCGCACGCCGCTCGCCCAGTTGGCGGCGAGCCTGCGGACCGCCGAGGCGGAGCAGTGGGCCAGCCTGGAGGACCTCGCCGCCCTGCTGCCGGAACTGGCCGGCGACGCCGCGGCGGATCAGCAGATTCTTCAGCAGATCCTGGACGAATCGCAGTCGGCGGACGTCCGCGAAGCCGCCTACGCCGCCTGGTTGCCGGCCGGCGACGCCGAGGCGATCTGGGGGCACGCCTCCCGGTCTCGCGACCGGCTCGGCGCCCTGCTGACCAGCCTCGGCGCCAGCGGCGACCCCGCGGTCCGCGAACGGTTCGCCCCGCGGGTCCGCCCGTTGATGTTCGAGGTCCCCGAGGCCCTGCGGAGCGACGCCGACAGCCGGACCGTCAAACCCGGCCCCGCGGTCTCGTTCGAGTATTTCGCCCCCAACCCCAAGAACGTGCGGAACGAAACGTTGGACGAATTGAAGCCGGCCCTGACCGGCCAGCTGGATCAATTCGAGAAGTTCGTGCCCGGCGGCGCCCAGGACGCCTTCGCCACCCGGCAGACGGCCGGGCTCGTCGTGCCCGTCACCGGCGACTACACGTTCCACCTCGCCTCCGACGACGGCTCGCGGCTGTATGTCGACGGAAAAGAGGTCGTGAATCACGACGGCCTGCACGGGATGAACGAGAAACGCGGGACCGTCCGCCTGGACGCCGGCGTGCACGAGATCGTCCTCAATTATTTCGACAACGGCGGTAACGACGGCCTGAAGATCGCCTGGGAAGGCCCCGGCATCTCGAAGCGGCCGATCGATTCGACCGTGCTCCGCAGCGCCGGCAGCGGCAACCTGCGGCAGCAGGCCCTCG
Coding sequences within:
- a CDS encoding PVC-type heme-binding CxxCH protein; translation: MSFRPRSVLALLIAAACVPAAVADEIEFKQGDHVAYIGNTLADRMQHHAWLETYLHALLPDRELTFRNLGFSGDELKQRQRADNFGDADQWLTKVEADVIFCFFGYNEALEGEGGLASFKKDLEDVIAGMRSQKYNGESAPRLVMFSPIAHENLNSPHLPDGSANNANLALYTEAMRAVCEAKQVPFVDLFSLSQKLYAESEEPLTTNGVHLLDRGDRLLARAILTAPDSPLAHLANGPLPADEEIADLREAALNKNYEWFSRYRVVDEYNVFGGRSKLAWFGQSNGDVMMREMEIFDVKTANRDRVVWAIAQGSNAEPQDDNLPPELVVRPNKEGPLEDGAFPYLGGEEAISQMTVQDGLEVNLFASEKEFPRLVNPVQMSVDPDGRLWASVWTSYPHWNPTEPRRDAIVILPDEDRDGKADDCIVFADGLNSVTGFEFWGGGVLVAALPELWFLKDTDGDNKADVKIRMLQGLSSADSHHSANAMLLGPDGWLYWSRGIFNVAAIETPTQTYRSGKSGVHRFNPRTFEMEFHYPIGPNPHGDVFDQWGYQFANDGTSGTGGYVSIGKGLRPGGREWFKKEWRPVAATGLLASEHFPEDQQGNFLICNTIGFLGVLQYEVQYNGAEITADRTDDLLQSTDPNFRPVDVEIGGDGALYVADWQNTLIGHMQHNMRDPNRDHAHGRIYRVTAKGRDLIPAVTMSDASTAEVLQNFFSGTNNVRYRARLELSGRDAAEVLREIAAFTDSLDPKQGDADRDAAQALLECLWVHEEFRVPNIDLVKKTFQAEEPRVRAAAIRTLGHWAQHLQGGKPMTGHLPGWDALLLAAATDESALVRAEALKAAVEFADYESAAPAEAIFAAATRPTDPELNDVLEYARGEIDVKAMLAEAIRSGKPLSPAAEAYALENASPELLLELDRSPAVYQALLTRARIPDSFRLEAVQATAKAAGRTPLAQLAASLRTAEAEQWASLEDLAALLPELAGDAAADQQILQQILDESQSADVREAAYAAWLPAGDAEAIWGHASRSRDRLGALLTSLGASGDPAVRERFAPRVRPLMFEVPEALRSDADSRTVKPGPAVSFEYFAPNPKNVRNETLDELKPALTGQLDQFEKFVPGGAQDAFATRQTAGLVVPVTGDYTFHLASDDGSRLYVDGKEVVNHDGLHGMNEKRGTVRLDAGVHEIVLNYFDNGGNDGLKIAWEGPGISKRPIDSTVLRSAGSGNLRQQALGVIADWPENPERKVDDFARLIADGALLGPALRSLASLPGRQVAERLPPAEAKAVLDALLKQADAATPVERQSAEFSNLLTLAGQLATANRVPVGQRLADLRASIPVEADPRVMALGAEVYSRESHCATCHQPSGQGLPNLYPPIDGTLWATGDEDRLIRMVLDGMHGAIEVKGKRYSSPPLPPMTGFRQLLTDEEIAAVLTYVRNSWSNRAKPITPAKVAEMRAIDRGEDATFWSAVDLLNEYPLEDGSQPIEQPSLDGWVPRLIREWKANDFTEADLAAGGRSYESGKLAFKRIGCTQCHQIEGDGGEFGPNLAQLDPKKRTAAYVLESMLNPSKEIEPKYAMRTYLTTSGEVASGFVIEETDDEIRLKSDPLARAEPTVVLKSEVVDEMTSDQSAMPNGLLNYFTKEEVLDLVAYVRAGGDSNSEVFKK